A stretch of Paludisphaera borealis DNA encodes these proteins:
- a CDS encoding FG-GAP repeat domain-containing protein, producing MRWSGMAACAFLCLAVAARVDAADGLERLKYNNPGLVVDLGVGLWAWPLPMDFDGDGDLDLVVACPDQPYNGVYFFENATGPTSAVKTPVFKPGRRISKGLQNVQVSYVDGRPRVLSPGFEYPDFLNRGLDVVKSLGLPANIHPNKVRGNFWRLVDYDGDGKLDVVVGADDWTDYGWDDGYDVAGKWTRGPLRGFVYVIRNVGENDAPKYEKPFQATAAGAPIEVFGWPSPNFADFDGDGDLDLICGEFLDGFTYFENVGSRTRPEYAAGKRLANADGRPLAMDLEMITPTAIDWDLDGDVDLIVGDEDGRVAFVENAGALAADRSPRFLAPRYFQQEADDLKFGALATPVGFDWDGDGDFDILSGNTAGYIGFFENLSGPGVEKPKWAAPKRLDADGAMIRVMAGPNGSIQGPCEAKWGYTTLSVADWDSDGRPDLLVNSIWGKVQWHRNIGSRTQPKLAAAQPIEVEWNQGRPQPHLPWGWLRPEGKALLTQWRTTPFAIDWNRDGMVDLVMLDHEGYLSLFPRARSSGRLVLLPPRRAFYKPNGDPLRLNAGKAGKSGRRKLCVVDWDGDGKLDLLLNAANAQFFRQVDAEDDVWAFRDMGPLSNQNIEGHDVSPTVVDFNADGLPDFLGGAEDGRFYYLRNPATKLGK from the coding sequence ATGAGATGGAGCGGGATGGCGGCGTGTGCGTTCCTGTGCCTGGCGGTCGCCGCGCGGGTCGACGCGGCCGACGGCCTGGAGCGGCTGAAGTACAACAACCCCGGCCTCGTCGTCGACCTCGGCGTCGGCCTCTGGGCCTGGCCGCTGCCGATGGATTTCGACGGCGACGGCGACCTCGACCTCGTCGTCGCCTGCCCGGACCAGCCGTACAACGGCGTCTACTTCTTCGAGAATGCGACCGGCCCGACCTCGGCCGTCAAGACCCCGGTCTTCAAGCCGGGTCGGCGCATCAGCAAGGGGTTGCAGAACGTCCAGGTCAGCTACGTCGACGGCCGCCCCCGCGTCCTTTCGCCGGGCTTCGAATACCCCGACTTCCTCAACCGCGGCCTCGACGTCGTCAAGAGTCTCGGCCTGCCCGCGAACATCCACCCGAACAAGGTGCGCGGGAATTTCTGGCGGCTGGTCGACTATGACGGCGACGGCAAGCTCGACGTCGTCGTCGGCGCCGACGACTGGACCGATTACGGCTGGGACGACGGCTACGACGTCGCCGGCAAGTGGACGCGCGGCCCGTTGCGCGGGTTCGTCTATGTGATCCGGAACGTGGGCGAGAACGATGCGCCGAAGTATGAGAAACCGTTCCAGGCGACGGCCGCCGGCGCGCCGATCGAGGTGTTCGGCTGGCCGTCGCCGAACTTCGCCGATTTCGACGGCGACGGCGATCTCGACCTGATCTGCGGCGAATTCCTCGACGGCTTCACGTACTTCGAGAACGTCGGCTCGCGGACCCGTCCCGAGTACGCGGCCGGCAAGCGGCTGGCGAACGCCGACGGCCGCCCGCTGGCGATGGACCTGGAGATGATCACGCCGACCGCGATCGACTGGGATCTTGACGGAGACGTCGACCTGATCGTCGGCGACGAGGACGGCCGGGTCGCGTTCGTCGAGAACGCCGGCGCGCTCGCCGCCGACCGCTCGCCCCGGTTCCTGGCGCCTCGCTATTTCCAGCAAGAGGCCGACGACCTGAAATTCGGGGCGCTCGCCACGCCGGTCGGCTTCGACTGGGACGGCGACGGCGATTTCGACATCCTCTCGGGGAACACGGCCGGCTACATCGGCTTCTTCGAGAACCTGAGCGGGCCCGGCGTCGAGAAGCCGAAATGGGCCGCGCCGAAGCGGCTGGATGCCGACGGCGCCATGATCCGCGTGATGGCGGGTCCGAACGGCAGCATCCAGGGGCCTTGCGAGGCCAAGTGGGGCTACACCACGCTGAGCGTCGCCGACTGGGACTCCGACGGCCGGCCCGACCTGCTCGTCAATTCGATCTGGGGCAAGGTCCAGTGGCATCGCAACATCGGCTCGCGGACGCAGCCGAAGCTCGCCGCAGCGCAGCCGATCGAGGTGGAATGGAATCAGGGCCGCCCGCAGCCGCACCTGCCTTGGGGCTGGCTTCGGCCCGAGGGCAAGGCCCTGCTCACGCAATGGCGGACGACGCCGTTCGCGATCGACTGGAACCGCGACGGCATGGTCGACCTGGTGATGCTCGATCACGAAGGCTATCTCAGCCTCTTCCCTCGCGCCCGGTCCAGCGGCCGGCTGGTCCTCCTGCCTCCACGGCGAGCGTTCTACAAACCCAACGGCGACCCGCTACGGCTCAACGCGGGCAAGGCCGGCAAGAGCGGCCGGCGCAAGCTCTGCGTCGTCGACTGGGACGGCGACGGCAAGCTCGACCTCCTGCTCAACGCCGCCAACGCCCAGTTCTTCCGCCAGGTCGACGCCGAGGACGACGTCTGGGCCTTCCGCGACATGGGCCCGCTTTCCAACCAGAACATCGAAGGCCACGACGTCAGCCCCACCGTCGTCGACTTCAACGCCGACGGCCTCCCCGACTTCCTCGGCGGCGCCGAAGACGGCCGGTTTTATTACCTTCGCAACCCCGCGACGAAGCTGGGTAAATAG